A genome region from Micromonospora sp. M71_S20 includes the following:
- the nadC gene encoding carboxylating nicotinate-nucleotide diphosphorylase produces the protein MTESTERALRDAGLDPARVRQTVEAALAEDLGPDFLDVTSVATIPADQTDTADLVARADGVVAGLAVAAAVFELVGETTGAGRTVEVSVVAHDGERVARGDVLATVTGPTRLLLTAERTALNLLCRMSGVATHTRAWADALAGTKAMVLDTRKTTPGLRALEKYAVRAGGGTNKRMGLHDVAMIKDNHKFAAGGITAAFRRVREAFPDVPVQVEVDTVAEAVEAVEAGADFLLLDNMTPEMLTEVVASVGDRAELEATGGLTLDVAARYAATGVDFLSVGALTHSSPILDIAMDLRTG, from the coding sequence ATGACGGAGTCGACGGAACGGGCACTGCGGGACGCCGGCCTGGATCCGGCGCGGGTGCGGCAGACGGTCGAGGCCGCGCTCGCCGAGGACCTGGGGCCGGACTTCCTGGACGTCACCAGCGTCGCCACCATCCCGGCCGACCAGACCGACACCGCCGACCTGGTGGCCCGCGCCGACGGCGTGGTGGCCGGGCTGGCCGTGGCGGCGGCCGTGTTCGAGCTGGTCGGCGAGACGACCGGCGCCGGCCGTACGGTCGAGGTGTCGGTGGTGGCCCACGACGGCGAGCGGGTGGCGCGCGGCGACGTGCTGGCCACGGTGACCGGCCCGACCCGGCTGCTGCTCACCGCCGAGCGGACGGCGCTCAACCTGCTCTGCCGGATGTCCGGGGTGGCGACCCACACCCGGGCCTGGGCGGACGCGCTGGCCGGCACCAAGGCGATGGTGCTGGACACCCGCAAGACGACCCCGGGCCTGCGCGCCCTGGAGAAGTACGCGGTCCGCGCGGGCGGCGGCACGAACAAGCGGATGGGCCTGCACGACGTCGCGATGATCAAGGACAACCACAAGTTCGCGGCAGGCGGCATCACGGCGGCCTTCCGCCGGGTCCGGGAGGCGTTCCCGGACGTGCCGGTGCAGGTCGAGGTGGACACGGTCGCCGAGGCGGTGGAGGCGGTCGAGGCCGGGGCCGACTTCCTGCTGCTGGACAACATGACCCCGGAGATGCTCACCGAGGTGGTCGCGTCGGTGGGGGACCGGGCGGAGCTGGAGGCGACCGGCGGGCTGACCCTCGACGTGGCGGCGCGGTACGCGGCCACCGGCGTCGACTTCCTGTCGGTCGGGGCCCTGACGCACTCCTCGCCGATCCTCGACATCGCGATGGACCTGCGCACCGGGTGA
- a CDS encoding type III pantothenate kinase: MLLCIDIGNTNTVLATFDGDKLVHSWRIKTDARSTADELGLKFRGLLAGDAVEITGVAACSTVPAALRSLRTMLSRYYADLPSVIVEPGVRTGVQLAIDNPKEVGADRVVNTLAAYTLYGGPSIVVDFGTTTNFDVISARGEFLGGAFAPGIEISFDALAARAAQLRKVEAAKPRSVIGKNTVECLQSGLYFGFAGQVDRIVERMIEEMGEVSAVIATGGLASLVINECRTITHHEPMITLIGLRMVYDRNV, from the coding sequence GTGCTGCTCTGCATCGACATCGGAAACACCAACACCGTGCTGGCGACCTTCGACGGCGACAAGCTGGTGCACTCCTGGCGGATCAAGACCGATGCGCGGTCGACGGCCGACGAGCTGGGCCTGAAGTTCCGGGGCCTGCTCGCCGGGGACGCCGTGGAGATCACCGGGGTCGCGGCCTGCTCCACCGTGCCGGCCGCGCTGCGCTCGCTGCGCACCATGCTGTCGCGCTACTACGCGGACCTGCCGAGCGTGATCGTCGAGCCCGGGGTGCGCACCGGTGTGCAACTCGCCATCGACAACCCGAAGGAGGTGGGCGCCGACCGGGTGGTGAACACCCTGGCCGCGTACACCCTCTACGGCGGGCCGTCGATCGTGGTGGACTTCGGCACCACCACCAACTTCGACGTGATCAGCGCCCGGGGCGAGTTCCTCGGCGGCGCCTTCGCCCCGGGCATCGAGATCTCCTTCGACGCGCTCGCCGCCCGCGCCGCCCAGCTGCGCAAGGTGGAGGCGGCCAAGCCCCGCTCGGTGATCGGCAAGAACACCGTCGAGTGCCTCCAGTCCGGCCTCTACTTCGGCTTCGCCGGGCAGGTGGACCGGATCGTCGAGCGGATGATCGAGGAAATGGGCGAGGTGAGCGCGGTGATCGCCACCGGCGGGCTGGCCTCGCTCGTGATCAACGAGTGCCGCACGATCACCCACCACGAGCCGATGATCACCCTGATCGGGCTGCGGATGGTCTACGACCGCAACGTCTGA
- a CDS encoding Lsr2 family protein — MAKQIIHKLVDDLDGGDADETVKFALDGVQYEIDLSSSNAEKLRDVFASYIAHGTKVGRGGVVVGGRAARGRGGATADREQNKAIRAWAKKAGKDISDRGRIPQEIVDEYHAKAGH; from the coding sequence GTGGCCAAGCAGATCATTCATAAGCTGGTCGATGACCTGGACGGCGGGGACGCTGACGAGACGGTCAAGTTCGCGCTCGACGGCGTTCAGTACGAGATCGACCTGTCGAGCTCGAACGCCGAGAAATTGCGCGACGTATTCGCCTCGTACATCGCCCACGGCACCAAGGTGGGCAGGGGCGGCGTCGTCGTCGGCGGCCGGGCCGCACGCGGTCGGGGTGGCGCCACCGCCGACCGGGAGCAGAACAAGGCGATCCGCGCCTGGGCCAAGAAGGCCGGTAAGGACATCTCCGACCGGGGCCGGATCCCCCAGGAGATCGTCGACGAGTACCACGCGAAGGCCGGTCACTGA
- the lysS gene encoding lysine--tRNA ligase, whose amino-acid sequence MTEQNPVPVDPADDLPEQMKVRREKRDRMLAEGVEPYPIGFPRTSTLAEIREKYAELPTDTATGDQVSVTGRVIFVRNTGKLCFATLRDGDGTELQAMLSLDRVGADRLNDWKRLVDLGDLVGVTGEVITSRRGELSVLVERWAVTAKALRPLPVAHKPLSEEARVRQRYVDLIVRPQARQMVRTRAATVRSLRDVLHGRGFIEVETPMLQLLHGGAAARPFVTHSNALSTDLYLRIAPELFLKRAVVGGVDRVFEINRNFRNEGVDSSHSPEFAMLEAYEAYGDYDTMAELTRNLVQQAAIAVSGSAVVTHADGREFDLGGEWRSVTLFGVLSEALGEEVTVRTERARLVEYADKVGLAVDPKWGPGKLAEELFEELVVPSLQAPTFVRDYPEETSPLTRAHRSEPGLAEKWDLYVLGFELGTAYSELVDPVVQRERLVAQAQLAARGDDEAMRLDEDFLRAMEYGMPPAGGMGMGIDRLLMALTGLGIRETILFPLVRPE is encoded by the coding sequence GTGACCGAGCAGAACCCCGTGCCAGTCGATCCCGCCGACGACCTTCCCGAGCAGATGAAGGTCCGCCGGGAGAAGCGGGACCGGATGCTCGCCGAGGGCGTCGAGCCGTACCCCATCGGATTCCCCCGGACCAGCACGCTGGCCGAGATCCGCGAGAAGTACGCCGAGCTGCCCACCGACACCGCCACGGGAGACCAGGTTTCGGTCACCGGCCGGGTGATCTTCGTACGCAACACCGGGAAGCTCTGCTTCGCCACCCTCCGGGACGGTGACGGCACCGAGTTGCAGGCCATGCTCTCCCTCGACCGGGTCGGCGCCGACCGGCTGAACGACTGGAAGCGCCTGGTCGACCTCGGTGACCTCGTCGGGGTGACCGGCGAGGTGATCACCAGCCGGCGCGGCGAGCTGTCCGTGCTGGTCGAGCGGTGGGCGGTGACGGCGAAGGCGCTGCGCCCGCTGCCGGTGGCGCACAAGCCGCTGAGCGAGGAGGCGCGGGTCCGGCAGCGCTACGTGGACCTGATCGTCCGCCCGCAGGCCCGCCAGATGGTCCGTACCCGGGCCGCGACCGTGCGCAGCCTGCGCGACGTGCTGCACGGCCGGGGCTTCATCGAGGTGGAGACCCCGATGCTCCAGCTGCTGCACGGCGGCGCGGCGGCCCGGCCTTTCGTGACCCACAGCAATGCACTCAGCACCGATCTGTATCTGCGAATCGCGCCGGAACTGTTTCTCAAGCGGGCCGTCGTCGGCGGCGTCGACCGGGTCTTCGAGATCAACCGCAACTTCCGTAATGAGGGTGTCGACTCTTCGCACTCGCCCGAGTTCGCGATGCTCGAGGCATACGAGGCGTACGGCGACTACGACACCATGGCCGAGCTGACCCGGAATCTCGTGCAGCAGGCGGCGATCGCGGTCAGCGGCTCGGCCGTGGTGACGCACGCCGACGGCCGGGAGTTCGATCTGGGCGGCGAGTGGCGCTCGGTGACCCTCTTCGGGGTGCTTTCCGAGGCGCTCGGCGAGGAGGTCACCGTACGCACCGAGCGCGCCCGCCTGGTGGAGTACGCCGACAAGGTGGGCCTGGCGGTCGACCCGAAGTGGGGGCCGGGCAAGCTGGCGGAGGAACTGTTCGAGGAACTGGTGGTGCCCAGCCTCCAGGCGCCCACCTTCGTCCGCGACTACCCGGAGGAGACGAGCCCGCTGACCCGGGCGCACCGCAGCGAGCCCGGGCTGGCCGAGAAGTGGGACCTCTACGTGCTCGGTTTCGAGCTGGGGACCGCGTACTCCGAGCTGGTGGACCCGGTGGTGCAGCGGGAGCGGCTGGTGGCCCAGGCCCAGCTCGCCGCCCGCGGCGACGACGAGGCCATGCGGCTGGACGAGGACTTTCTCCGGGCGATGGAGTACGGAATGCCGCCGGCCGGGGGGATGGGAATGGGAATCGACCGGCTCTTGATGGCGCTCACCGGCCTGGGAATTCGGGAAACCATCCTCTTCCCCCTGGTTCGCCCGGAGTAG